One Meles meles chromosome 13, mMelMel3.1 paternal haplotype, whole genome shotgun sequence DNA segment encodes these proteins:
- the LOC123955421 gene encoding syntenin-1-like yields MSLYPSLEDLKVDKVIQAQTAFSTNPGNPAILSEASAPISQDGNLYPKLYPELSQYMGLSLNEEEIRANMAVVPGAPVQGQLVARPSSMNYMVAPVTGNDVGIRRAEIKQGIREVILCKDQDGKIGLRLKSIDNGIFVQLVQANSPASLVGLRFGDQVLQINGENCAGWSSDKAHKVLKQAFGEKITMTVRDRPFERTVTMHKDSTGHVGFIFKNGKITSIVKDSSAARNGLLTEHNICEVNGQNVIGLKDSQIADILSTSETVVTITIMPAFIFEHIIKRMAPSIMKSLMDHTIPEV; encoded by the coding sequence ATGTCTCTGTACCCATCTCTTGAAGACCTGAAGGTAGACAAAGTTATTCAGGCTCAAACTGCCTTTTCCACAAACCCTGGCAACCCAGCAATTTTGTCTGAAGCTTCTGCTCCCATCTCTCAAGATGGAAATCTCTATCCTAAATTGTATCCGGAGCTCTCCCAGTACATGGGCCTGAGtttaaatgaagaagaaatccGTGCAAATATGGCCGTGGTCCCTGGAGCACCAGTTCAGGGGCAGTTGGTAGCAAGACCTTCCAGTATGAACTATATGGTGGCTCCTGTAACTGGTAATGATGTAGGAATTCGTAGAGCAGAAATTAAGCAAGGGATTCGTGAAGTCATTTTGTGTAAGGATCAAGATGGAAAAATTGGGCTCAGGCTTAAATCAATAGATAATGGCATATTTGTTCAGCTGGTCCAGGCAAATTCTCCAGCCTCATTGGTTGGTCTGAGATTTGGGGACCAAGTACTCCAGATCAATGGGGAAAACTGTGCAGGCTGGAGCTCTGATAAAGCGCACAAGGTACTCAAACAGGCTTTTGGAGAGAAGATTACTATGACTGTTCGTGACAGGCCCTTTGAACGGACAGTTACCATGCATAAGGATAGTACTGGACATGTTggctttatctttaaaaatggaaagataacaTCCATAGTGAAAGATAGTTCTGCAGCCAGAAATGGTCTTCTCACAGAACATAACATCTGTGAAGTCAATGGGCAGAATGTCATTGGGCTGAAGGATTCTCAAATTGCAGACATACTGTCAACATCTGAGACTGTAGTTACTATTACAATCATGCCTGCTTTTATCTTTGAACATATTATTAAACGGATGGCACCAAGCATTATGAAAAGCCTGATGGATCACACCATTCCTGAAGTTTAA